The Actinomycetota bacterium genome contains the following window.
CGCTTGGCGAAGTCAGTGATCGACCGGTCGAACTGGTCGTCCTCACCAAGGTACTCGGCGATCGCCACCGGATCCCCGGAGCGGGCATGCGCCCGCGCCAGGGTCCAGCCGCAGATGCCGGCGTAGAAGTTGAGCCCCACCGGCCTCATCGACTCGACCTCGGCCGAGCCCTTCATGTCCCGCAGCTGCCGCCAGGAGTAGTAGCGGTGGGCCTCCACCCCCTTGGTCCAGCCCAGGAAGATGTCGCTGGCCGCCTGCATCATCCGCTGGCCCTGGACCACCCGCTGGCCGGGCTGGCGGTAGCGGCTCTTGGGTAGAGGGCCCTCCAGGACCGAGGCGGTCGCCTCCTTCACCTGCAGGAACAGCGGGTCCTGTTGGTCGCGGCCTTGCAGCAGGACGATGAAGGCTCGGGTGCCGACGCTGCCCACCCCGACCACCTTGCGGGCCACGTCCACCAGCTGGAACCGCTCCAGCAGCCGGCGCTGGTCGTCGCGCAGGGTGGCCCGGTAGCCGCGGAACTGCTCGTGGATCACCTGCTCGATCTGGTCGCCGGACAGCCCATAGGTCGCCTCCAGCTCCCGGGCCGGGACCACGATCGGGGGCTGGCTGACGATCCGATACTGGCCGTCAACCAACTCGCCAAGCTTGGACAGGGCCTGCAGGCTGTCGCGGGTGTGGGCCTTGGCGACAGTCTTCTGGGCGGTCTTCGCAGCCCGCGTAGCCGCCTTGGTTGCTTTCTTTCCCGTTCTGGCTTTCGCGGCCTCGGTGGCGGCGCCGCGGACTCCCTTCATGAGCTCGTCCTCGTCCAGGTGGGCGTACCAGATGGCCAGCGTGCCCATGGCGGCGAAGCCGGCCATGGCTTCGCGGTAGGCCGCCACCGCCGCTTGTGTGGCCGCCTTGGTGTCGGCCTTGGCGAAGCCGTTGTTGCGGCCGGCGATCATGAAGCTAGCCGCCAGCCGCTTGACGTCGTACTCGAACGGCCCCGAGAGGGTCTCATCGAAGTCGTTGAGGTCGAACAGCAGCCGGCGCTCGGGCGAGGCGAAGACCCCGAAGTTGGACAGATGGGCATCCCCGCACAGCTGCACGTCCAGCCCGGCGGTGGGGGTTCCGTTGAGGTCGGTAGCCATGATCTTGGCCGTGCCCCGGTAGAAGGTAAACGGTGACACCAGCATCCGCCCGTGGCGGACCGGGACCAGGTCGGGCTCCCGGGTCGCGTTCTGCTCCTGCAGCAGCGCAACCGGGTCGGGGCGGTCGGTGGCCGGCGCCCACTCGGCGTGGCTGGATGGAGGGGTACGGTTGCGGGCCTCCTTGCCCTTGGCTCGGCGCTCATCCACGCTCGGATGCGGGACCCTGGTCCTCGCGGCCATCTGCCCGTCCCTCCCGCTTGGGTCACCTTTCCTGCCGGACTTCCATTGATAACACCAGCGAGGCGCCTGGGCAGCATCCCGTGAGTGATCCCACTCATGTGAGGCAGTCTCAAACGGGCCTGCCGGCACGACCCGAGCCTGATCCCCGCAGGTCGGCTCGAGGGTCGGCCTGGCTGTCGGAGGGCGTCGGCGGGGGACTGTCGTTGACCCCAGCGGCGTCGGCCTGTCGAGGTGCGTCAGAGCCTGGTGGCTGCCGACGGTTCGTGAGCAGCTCCGGCAGCCATCCACCACCACTCGTTGGCCAACGCCTGCGGCGGCGCTAGCGTCGCTTCATGAAGCGCTGGCCAAACTCCTTGAGCTTGCGACGGTTCACTGGCTTGCTGGCCTGTTCCTTGATCTCCTCTGTGAGCTGCTTTCCCTGGGGGCTTTGGGCGAAGTCCTTGTCATTCCGCTTGTCATTCCACCAGCCGCTACTCGGCCCCACAGGAGCGCACTGGCTGGACGACCCCCCCGACGTGAGCTGCCAGGACAGTACTCAGCCGCACGCCGTGGACGATCCGCTGCTGATCCGAAAATCGACGGTGCGTGGGCAGGCGGAAGCACCCGGCGGA
Protein-coding sequences here:
- a CDS encoding DUF2252 domain-containing protein, with amino-acid sequence MAARTRVPHPSVDERRAKGKEARNRTPPSSHAEWAPATDRPDPVALLQEQNATREPDLVPVRHGRMLVSPFTFYRGTAKIMATDLNGTPTAGLDVQLCGDAHLSNFGVFASPERRLLFDLNDFDETLSGPFEYDVKRLAASFMIAGRNNGFAKADTKAATQAAVAAYREAMAGFAAMGTLAIWYAHLDEDELMKGVRGAATEAAKARTGKKATKAATRAAKTAQKTVAKAHTRDSLQALSKLGELVDGQYRIVSQPPIVVPARELEATYGLSGDQIEQVIHEQFRGYRATLRDDQRRLLERFQLVDVARKVVGVGSVGTRAFIVLLQGRDQQDPLFLQVKEATASVLEGPLPKSRYRQPGQRVVQGQRMMQAASDIFLGWTKGVEAHRYYSWRQLRDMKGSAEVESMRPVGLNFYAGICGWTLARAHARSGDPVAIAEYLGEDDQFDRSITDFAKRYADQNERDYQAFAAAIQSGRLEALEGA